One genomic segment of Terriglobales bacterium includes these proteins:
- a CDS encoding hydantoinase B/oxoprolinase family protein, translated as MKRARKVDAVELEVFKNIFHSIAEEMGAALRRTAFSPNIKERRDYSCAVFDAAGEVIAMGDHMPVHLGSMPMSVRAAIERLELGPGDVAMLNDPFAGGTHLPDITLVAPVFVAPASRRRLPKKSIRPDFYVANRAHHADVGGAYAGSMGLCREIYQEGVRIPPVKLVAGGAMQRDVLALLLNNVRTPAEREGDLGAQLAACHTGAVRLAEVAARYGLERVRAAMAALLDYSERMMRAFLERVPAGEYRAEDFMDSDGVTDEPVKIAATVRVNKDARVGASARREACRGAGRSSRSFARAKAALAQDDSAVVVVDFSGSDPQVAGPLNAVEAITYSACFYVFRCLLEEDVPATAGLMRPIEVIAPEGTIVNARPPAAVAGGNVETSQRIVDVLLRALAQALPERIPAGSSGTMNNLTIGGIDPRTNEPFAYYETIAGGFGARPTKDGISGVHTHMTNSLNTPAEALEHAYPFRVTKYSFRRGSGGAGAWRGGDGIVREIELLTDAEVTLLADRRERGPYGLQGGADGAPGRAAVVRRDGSEVQIGGKASVRLRKGERVRIESPGGGGWGRK; from the coding sequence ATGAAGCGCGCGCGCAAGGTCGACGCGGTGGAACTGGAAGTCTTCAAGAACATCTTCCACTCGATCGCGGAAGAGATGGGAGCGGCACTGCGGCGGACGGCGTTCTCGCCCAACATCAAGGAGCGGCGCGACTACTCGTGCGCGGTGTTCGACGCGGCGGGCGAGGTGATCGCGATGGGCGACCACATGCCGGTGCACCTGGGGTCGATGCCGATGTCGGTGCGGGCGGCGATCGAGCGGCTGGAGCTGGGGCCGGGGGACGTCGCGATGCTGAACGACCCGTTCGCGGGGGGGACGCACCTGCCGGATATCACGCTGGTGGCGCCGGTGTTTGTTGCGCCGGCGAGTCGCCGGCGCCTACCTAAGAAAAGTATTCGGCCGGATTTTTATGTGGCGAACCGGGCGCACCATGCGGACGTGGGCGGGGCGTACGCGGGGTCGATGGGATTGTGCCGCGAGATCTACCAGGAAGGCGTGCGCATCCCGCCGGTGAAGCTGGTGGCGGGCGGAGCGATGCAGCGCGACGTGCTGGCGCTGCTGCTGAACAACGTGCGGACGCCGGCGGAGCGGGAAGGCGACCTGGGCGCGCAGCTGGCGGCCTGCCACACGGGCGCGGTGCGGCTGGCGGAGGTCGCGGCGCGCTACGGGCTGGAGCGGGTGCGGGCGGCGATGGCGGCGCTGCTGGATTACTCCGAGCGCATGATGCGGGCGTTCCTGGAGCGAGTGCCGGCGGGGGAGTATCGCGCGGAAGACTTCATGGACTCGGACGGGGTGACGGACGAGCCGGTGAAGATCGCGGCGACGGTGAGAGTGAATAAGGATGCTCGCGTCGGCGCTTCAGCCCGGCGCGAGGCGTGCCGGGGCGCCGGTCGCTCGTCTAGATCCTTCGCTCGCGCAAAGGCGGCGCTCGCTCAGGATGATAGCGCGGTGGTGGTGGTCGACTTCAGCGGCAGCGACCCGCAGGTGGCGGGGCCGCTGAACGCGGTGGAGGCGATCACGTACTCGGCGTGCTTCTACGTCTTCCGCTGCCTGCTGGAGGAAGACGTGCCGGCGACGGCGGGGCTGATGCGCCCGATCGAGGTGATCGCGCCGGAGGGGACGATCGTGAACGCGCGGCCGCCGGCGGCGGTGGCGGGCGGGAACGTGGAGACTTCGCAGCGCATCGTGGACGTGCTGCTGCGGGCGCTGGCGCAGGCGCTGCCGGAGCGCATCCCCGCCGGCTCGAGCGGCACGATGAACAACCTCACGATCGGCGGGATCGATCCGCGGACGAACGAGCCGTTCGCCTACTACGAGACGATCGCGGGCGGGTTCGGGGCGCGGCCGACGAAGGACGGCATCTCGGGCGTCCACACGCACATGACGAACTCGCTGAACACGCCGGCGGAGGCGCTGGAGCACGCGTATCCGTTCCGGGTGACGAAGTACTCGTTCCGGCGGGGCTCGGGAGGCGCGGGGGCGTGGCGCGGGGGCGACGGCATCGTGCGCGAGATCGAGCTGCTGACCGACGCCGAGGTCACGCTGCTGGCGGACCGGCGGGAGCGCGGGCCGTACGGCTTGCAGGGCGGCGCGGACGGCGCGCCGGGACGCGCGGCCGTGGTGCGGCGCGACGGCAGCGAGGTGCAGATCGGCGGGAAGGCGAGCGTGCGGCTGCGCAAGGGCGAGCGGGTGAGGATCGAGAGTCCCGGCGGGGGAGGATGGGGGCGGAAGTGA